In Rosa chinensis cultivar Old Blush chromosome 1, RchiOBHm-V2, whole genome shotgun sequence, a genomic segment contains:
- the LOC112169012 gene encoding cold shock domain-containing protein 3-like → MAIEQENLIFQEQESAERDSRRKGKATAESNEGTDAQGGFWKRRRTHQQAPAREAAAPARAAPVGQGAPLRCYNCKEIGHTAKACTKPKNLACFTCGQTGHFSRDCTQQQGRGQGNQRGQQPLGHV, encoded by the coding sequence atggccattgagcaggagaacttgaTTTTCCAGGAGCAGGAGTCGGCTGAGAGGGACTCCCGAAGGAAGGGGAAGGCAACTGCTGAGAGCAATGAAGGGACAGATGCTCAGGGTGGGTTCTGGAAGAGGCGCAGGACTCATCAGCAGGCGCCAGCTAGGGAAGCGGCTGCACCTGCTAGGGCTGCACCTGTTGGGCAGGGAGCACCTCTGAGATGTTACAACTGTAAGGAGATTGGCCATACTGCTAAGGCTTGCACAAAACCGAAGAACTTGGCGTGTTTTACTTGTGGCCAGACAGGgcatttctcaagggattgtacccagcagcagGGCAGGGGACAAGGAAATCAGCGAGGACAGCAGCCTTTGGGGCATGTCTGA